The proteins below are encoded in one region of Peromyscus eremicus chromosome 10, PerEre_H2_v1, whole genome shotgun sequence:
- the LOC131920838 gene encoding tropomyosin-1, isoforms 33/34-like, producing the protein MTQQALPSRGRLPASIAERQERFHSIAGSAEGPAPAARRPPPARPPRLLPAAPPPDPRPRAHGRLTQKFNRLLLPSLSGLGAREGRKGEGSGPVREPEPRTLQPQAAAAAAGAAARVRTAGAALPPVAVRLPRPHRARSLTPLRRRPPHPGSPKLSPLRVLLGDWWLPPPPRDGCTAAAAQAGTGTAAGAVATVALADAEAPAAPAAAAAAASPPPPRASNSEPVETGSDWEIPSRLSFQPMAPRSVWNLGLRPQAARPLVGPGHSRATSLPLIGPGARQFDPKAPHEPAASAPASFQQ; encoded by the exons ATGACCCAGCAAGCGCTCCCCTCCCGCGGCCGCCTCCCCGCCTCCATCGCCGAGCGGCAGGAGCGCTTCCATTCAATCGCAGGCTCCGCCGAGGGCCCcgcgcccgccgcccgccgcccgccgcccgcccgcccgcctcgCCTCCTGCCGGCCGCGCCGCCGCCCGACCCTCGGCCCCGAGCACACGGCCGACTTACCCAGAAATTCAACCGActgcttcttccttccttgtCCGGGCTTGGGgcgagggaag ggaggaagggggaggggagcgggCCAGTCCGGGAGCCGGAGCCCAGGACCCTCCAGCcacaggcggcggcggcggcggcgggagcaGCAGCGCGAGTCCGCACGGCCGGGGCCGCTCTGCCGCCAGTTGCAGTCCGGCTCCCCCGACCACACAGGGCTCGCTCGCTCACGCCGCTCCGGCGCCGGCCCCCCCACCCGGGCTCGCCTAAACTTTCCCCCCTTCGCGTGCTCCTCGGCGACTGGtggctcccccctccccctcggGATGGTTGCACGGCTGCTGCAGCACAGGCTGGAACAGGCACGGCCGCCGGGGCTGTAGCTACTGTTGCTCTTGCTGATGCTGAAGCTCCCGCTGCTCCTGCCGCGGCCGCTGCAGCcgcttctccccctcctcctagGGCCTCAAACTCGGAACCGGTTGAAACCGGTTCAGACTGGGAGATTCCATCTCGGTTGAGTTTTCAGCCCATGGCGCCGCGGAGCGTTTGGAACCTGGGCCTCCGCCCCCAGGCCGCGCGCCCATTGGTCGGCCCCGGCCACAGCCGCGCCACCAGCCTACCTCTGATTGGTCCGGGCGCCCGTCAATTCGACCCTAAGGCTCCACACGAGCCTGCCGCTTCGGCCCCCGCCTCTTTCCAGCAGTGA